The following proteins are encoded in a genomic region of Gymnogyps californianus isolate 813 chromosome 19, ASM1813914v2, whole genome shotgun sequence:
- the LOC127024156 gene encoding ras-related C3 botulinum toxin substrate 3 isoform X3: MQAIKCVVVGDGAVGKTCLLISYTTNAFPGEYIPTVFDNYSANVMVDGKPVNLGLWDTAGQEDYDRLRPLSYPQTVSAGLGLACNCSLLGTGRDCPILDVFLICFSLVSPASFENVRAKWYPEVRHHCPNTPIILVGTKLDLRDDKDTIERLRDKKLAPITYPQGLAMAREIGSVKYLECSALTQRGLKTVFDEAIRAVLCPPPVKKPGKKCTVF; the protein is encoded by the exons AGCTGTAGGGAAGACCTGCTTGCTGATCAGTTACACCACAAATGCCTTTCCTGGAGAATACATCCCCACTGT GTTTGATAACTATTCTGCCAATGTCATGGTAGATGGAAAGCCAGTGAACCTAGGCCTCTGGGATACAGCAGGGCAAGAGGATTATGACCGACTGCGGCCTCTTTCCTATCCACAGACGGTGAGTGCTGGGCTTGGACTGGCTTGTAACTGCTCCCTCTTGGGGACAGGGAG AGATTGTCCTATTCTA GATGTTTTCTTGATCTGCTTCTCCCTTGTGAGTCCAGCCTCCTTTGAGAATGTCAGAGCCAAG TGGTACCCTGAGGTCCGACACCATTGCCCAAATACACCTATCATCCTGGTGGGCACCAAGCTGGACTTGAGGGATGATAAGGACACCATTGAAAGGTTACGTGATAAGAAACTGGCCCCCATCACCTACCCCCAAGGTTTGGCCATGGCTCGGGAGATTG GGTCGGTAAAGTACCTCGAGTGCTCTGCCCTGACGCAGCGGGGCTTGAAGACGGTGTTTGATGAAGCCATCCGGGCTGTGCTCTGCCCACCGCCTGTGAAGAAGCCCGGCAAAAAGTGTACCGTGTTTTGA